AAAGCTCCTTAAAGAAGGGAAAAAGGTAGTCGTTGATGCTACCTTCCTTAAAGACTGGCAGAGGAAGATGTTCTTGGAGAAGTTTCCAGACCTGGTTATGCTATGGGTAGTGGCGGACGAAGAAGAGATTAAGAGGAGGTTAAAAAACAGGGTAGACATCTCGGATGCCGATTGGGAGGTGTACCTAAAACAAAAAGAGAGCTTCGAAGAACCAGAAGGTGCCATAAAGATACACACTCAGAAGAGTAAAGAGGAACTAATCCAAGAGCTTAAGCTCGTGCTATCATAATGCTATGCTGTGCATAGATCTGTCAGGCAAAAAGGCCCTGGTAAGTGGCTCAACCCGCGGCATAGGCAAAGCTATAGCCCTCTACCTAGCAAGGGCTGGAGCCGATGTAATAGTAACAGGTAGGGACAAAAACAGAGCTCAGGATGTAGCACAAGAGATAGAAAAAGAAACGGGAACTAAAGCCTTCGGCTTTGAATTAAAGCTGGACAACCCAGAAGCCATAAAAGAATCTTACGATGAGATAGAAAGAGAAGTAGGCCCAGTAGATATCCTTGTCAACAACGCGGGGATCACAAAAGACAAACTCTTCTTAAGGATGTCTCTGGAAGATTGGGAAGAGGTGTTAAGGGTAAACCTTACAGGGACCTTCGTGCTTACCTCGCTTGTAGTGAAGGGTATGATAAAGAAAAGGTTCGGAAGGATAATAAACATATCCTCCGTGGTTGGGTTTACGGGCAACGTGGGTCAGGTAAACTACTCTTCTACCAAAGCAGCGCTTGTGGGCTTTACCAAGAGTTTAGCCAAAGAGCTCGCAAACAGAAACATAACCGTAAACCTTGTGGCACCAGGCTTTATAAAGACGGACATGACCCAGAACCTTCCAGAGGATCTAAAGGAATCGTACCTAAAAAACATACCCTTGGGCAGGTTCGGAGAGCCAGAAGACGTGGCCGGAGTGGTAGCCTTCCTCTGTTCTCCATACGCAGACTACATAACGGGGCAGGTAATCCACGTAAACGGTGGCATGTACTAAATGTACCAGCTGTACGAGTACTTAGTATCCAAAGGCTACGAGAGGAGAAGAGTACAGGAAGAGTTCTTCAACGTAGTTAGAGACCTTGAGGGAAAGGTGTACCTAGTAGAAGCTCCGACGGGCACAGGCAAAACTTACAGTTATCTTATACCCATCATAGAAGAAGGTAAGAAAGCTATAATCTCCACAGGTACCAAGCTTCTACAAGATCAACTAAGAAGGGATCTAGAAACTCTCAGCAACTACGCTTACATAATCCTAGGCAAGAAACTCACTTATACCATACTAAAAGGGAAAAGTAACTACCTTTGTTTAGACGCTTACCACCGGATGGAACAAAAACCGATCGTTCTTGAGATTTTCCTCTCAAACCCAGAGTTTAACGGAGACCTAGAGCTAGTAGACTTAGATCCAGAAACGAAAGAGGAGCTAGGTATAGATGAAGACTACTGTAGTCCAAGCTACAGGAAGATATGCCCTTACTTTGGCGAGTGTTATTATTGGACAAGGGTGAGAAAGAGGTTACAGAGCTCTCAGATAATAGTCGTTAACCATGCCCTCCTGTCCCTCATGGAAATAGAAGATGCTTCCGAAAGACTCCTTATAGTGGACGAAGCCCACGAGCTTGACAGATATATGGTAAGTACCAACTCAATGAACATAAGCACCTACTTTCTCCTAAAGAAAGTAGTGAACAAGCTAACGCAGGATACAAGTTCAGAGTACAACAGCTTGAAGCGTAATATAAAGACCTTCTTTAATTACTTCGATCCTTATTTGGAGCAAAAAGACAACCATCCTCTTAGCAGCCTTAAAGAGTTTTACGACGCTTTTATGGAGCTTATATGTATCCCTGTAATCAATCTTTTTGCAGAAAAGAGTAAACAGCTGCTTTCTGAAGTCAGAAAAAGCTTGGAAAGTAGGGTATATATATGCCAAGAGCTAAAAGACTATCTTCTTGAGCTTGGCCTTTTTGAAGATTTATTAGAACATAAGGGAACATACTCTGGTGCTTCTGAAGAGGACAGAAAAATACTAAAAAACATAAAGGATTATGAACTACTACAAAAACGGTTAAACAAGCTGCTCAACTTTGCCGATGCTATGAAGAAAGAACCCGATGGCTTTGGCTACTCGATAAGTAAAGAGTGGAGCGGAAGGTTAAAAGACTATAACTACACACTATCCATCTTTCCCATCTTCTCCGAGTTTCCCACCAAAAAGTACAAAGGTGTCCTCTTTACTTCAGCCACTTTAGACCCTAAAGAGTTTGCTATGAGTATTGGAGTAAAAGGCAAGTTTCATAAACTTGAGCACACCTTACCCTACGATAGGGTGAACTTCCTAGTCTATATGGTGGACCCAAGGGATGAAAGATGGAAAGATTGTCTTAAGTACGCCTTCAAGTATCTGAGAAGTATTTACGATAAGGTACTTGTACTTTTAACCAACAAGGAGCATGCCCACGTATTCAAAGATGAGGAGCATATAGGTTTTCAAGGAGAAAGAAACCTGCCTTTACTTCTCAAAGACCTTCAAGAAGGAAATATAAAAGCTTTAGTAGGTTTTGACAGTCTTTGGTTTGGTATAGACATAAAGGGTCAGAAGGGGATATTGATGTCCAAGCTGCCTTTTGATAACCCAGATGATCCCATCATATTTCACAGGATAAGGTTCCTAGAGCGGATGGGAGAAGACTCCTTTGAATACCAAAAAAGAAGGGCACTCATAAAGTTTAGGCAGGGTGTGGGTAGGCTTATAAGGTCAAAGGAAGACGGTGGCACTATAATCCTATGCGACAAAAGACTGTTTAAATTCAAAGAGTTTAAAAAGGTGCTAGAAGAACTGGGAATAAACCCAGTTCGTGTATACGTTTAAAAGCCAAAGGTGGTAGGAATGTCAAGGTTTACGTCCTTTACCTCCTTTATCTCTGGGAACCTATTCCTAAGAGCCCTTTCTATACCTGCCTTCAGAGTAAGAACGGACATACCACAACCTGCACACGCCCCTATCATCCTAACCAAGACGGTACCATCCTCTGTAACGTCCACTAATTCCACGTCTCCTCCATCAAACCTAAGGGCTGGCCTTATCTCATCCAAAACAGCCTCTATTTCTTCTCTAGTAGGCATACCCATCCTCAAACCTCCTTTCCAAAGAGTTTAATATAAATTCTTATGCAAGAAAAGGAAGACAAACATGATAAAGCTCACTATGTGGTGATAGGTAGGATAAGAGACACCTACGGAATCAAAGGATGGCTTAAAGTAGAACCCTACCTATCTGTAAAACATTGGAGCAAGCTAAAGGGAGTTTACCTCAAGAAGAAGGGGGGAGATTACGTACCCTTTGAACTGGAAGGTGTCAAGAAGCACCATAAAATGGTAGTGATAAAGTTTAAGGGTTGTGATAGCTTGGAATGTGCAGATAGGTTTATTGGTGCTAAGGTCTTTCTTCCCGAGGAATACTTGCCTAAAGTTTCAAAGGACGAGTACTACTTTTTCCAGATTGAGGGGAAAGAGGTAGTAACAGAAGATGGTAAGTATCTTGGGAAGATTACAGGAGTGTTGGAACTCAGCCCTTACTTCTTGCTTGAGATAGATGAGGGTAAGCTCTACGTTCCCTTTGTCAGTGCCCTCGTTAAGTCCGTTGAGGACAAGGTATACGTAGAGAACTCTTTGGCTGAACTTTTGGAGGAAGAGAATGATACTTGATTGTTTGTCTAAGAAGCCTTTTTCTGTTGTAGGACATAGGGGTTCTTCAGAAGGCTACCAAGAGAATACCATAGCAGCCATAGAACATGCCATAAAGGTGGGTGCTGACCTTGTAGAGGTGGACGTAAGGTCTACCAAGGATGGTGTTCTTGTACTGTCACATGACAAAGACCTAAAGAGGGTATTCGGGATGGATATGCTCCTAAGGGAGGTTGATTACAAACAGGTCAAAGAAAAGCTTCCTACTCTGGAAGAAGTACTTGAAGTTGTCAATGGAAGGGTGTGTATGCTCCTTGAGATAAAGGAAGCGGATATAGTGGATAGCTTGGTAAAGTTGATACAAAAGCTTGGAGTTCAAAGCTGGTGCGCCATAATATCCTTTGACGATCAGACCATTAGGATGGTTAAGGAACTCCTCCCTGACGTTATCACAGGTCTGGTGTATGCAAAACCACCTGGTAGGATCTTTGATGCTAAAAAGCTGGGCTGTAAGCTGGTTGTTCCTCACTGGAAGATAGCCACAAAGAAGGCAAACGATAAGAGTCATCAACTTGGTTTAAAAGTCATAGCATGGACAGTAAACGACGAAGAGACAGCCCTAGAGTGCTATCAGAGGGGAGTGGATGCTATAGCTACAGACTTCCCTTCTATGCTTGTAAAACTTAGGGAATCCCTCCTTCAATAGAGGTATTTAACCTTATAGCCTTTTATAAAATCTTTTCCCGATACTCTTTTACCCTTGGGGGTTATGAGCTCCTCCACCAAGAGGCTGTCCTCGCCGCAGGCTACTAAAAGATCTCTGTCATCTATTACCTGCCCTGGCTCTCCTTGGTAAGGCAAGACGCTAGCTTTCAGTATTTTTATCCTTTCTCCACTCTCGAGGTAGCAGTAAGTGTTAGGATAGAGGCCCCTTATCCTATCCCTCACACTGCTGGCAGTAGCTTTCCAACAGATACGAAACTCCTCCTTCTGCACGGGTGGCGCGTAAGTTGCCCTTTTTTCATCCTGCTCCACAGGCTTTATGGACCCTTCCACCCAAGCCATGGCCGTTTTTATAAGAAGTTCTGAACCTTTGATGGCAAGCCTTTCTGAAAGAGTTGATAGGTTGTCTTCTTCTCGTATGGGTTCCTCTTCTTGTGAGAGTATGGGGCCTGTATCCATACCCTCGTCCATGAGTATGACCGTGTTCCCAGTCTTTTCTTCCCCTGCCATCAAGGACCTCTGGATGGGAGAAGCCCCACGGTAGAGAGGAAGTAAAGAGGCATGAAGGTTTAAACATCCGTACTTAGGAAAATCTAAGACTTCTTTCGGTAGGATCATTCCGTAAGAGACCACGAGTATTAGCTCAGGCTTCGTTTTTTCGACTATGGGAAGGAGATCCTTTTTCCTCTCTGGTTGGAAGATTTCAAGACCGAGCTCTTGTGCTACCCTTTTGGTGGGTGGGGGTGTAAGTCTTAGACCTCTACCTGCTGGCCTGTCAGGTTGACACACTAAACCTACCACCTGAAAACTCTCAAAGGCTTTCTTTAGGCTCGGTACTGCAAATTGGGATGTTCCCATAAAGAGTACCCTTAAACTCATCTTACGTACTCTAGATAGACGTCCTGGTCTATTACTTGACACCTTCTTAGTGTAAACCTTGGGGTATCCTTCACAAACTCAACACCTATGTCTCCCAAAGTTTTTCCTGAACCTATGACCATTGGTCCTATGAACACGCAGAGCCTGTCCACCAAGCCCGCTTTGATGAACTCCGTGGCCGTCTGACTGCCGCCCTCTACAAGTATGTGCATAATCTCCCTCCTGTGGAACTCTTTAAGGAGATCCCTTAAGTTGAACCGGCCACCCTCGGATGGAAACCGAAGAACCTCCACTCCCATGTCTTCCAGAAGCTTTATCTTTTCTGTGTTATCAGAGGAAGTTACCACTAAGGTCTTGGCGCTTTTTTCCACCACCAGCTTGCTCCCCATGGGTATTTCCAAATCTGGGTCCAGCACTATCCTTAAGGGCTGTTTCTTTGCAGGTATGTGTCTTACGGTCAGTAGTGGATCATCCTTTAAGACCGTCCCTATTCCCACGAGCACGGCTGTGGCTTCATGCCTTAGCCTGTGGGCAAATTCCCTACTCTTCTGACCACTTATCCATTTGCTGTCTCCTGTCTTGGTAGCTATCTTACCATCAATGCTCTGGGCAAGCTTTAGGGTAACGTAGGGTCTTTTTTCGGTGATGTACAGAAAGAAGTCTTCGTTTAGCTCTCTGGCTTCTTCTTCAAGTACACCTACGTCTACCTGTATACCGGCCTGTCTGAGTTTTGAGACTCCCTGTCCGCAAACTAGCGGGTTTGGATCCAATGTGGCTATAACCACCCTCTTTATCCCAGCCTGGATTATGGCATCCACACAGGGTGGTGTCCTTCCCCAATGGGAACAAGGTTCAAGGGTAACGTAGAGGGTAGCCCCCCTTGCTCTATGCCCTGCCTCTTTCAGGGCTATTACTTCAGCGTGTGGGAGCCCAGCTTTTTCGTGGGCTCCCTTTCCTACCACTACCCCGTCCTTTACTATGACACAACCTACGGTAGGGTTGGGATGTGTAAGACCCTTATACTCCCTTGCCAGGTCTAAGGCAAGGGACATAAAACGCTCGTCTACTGTCAGACTCCAGCCTCCATTATCTCCTTCATGAGTTTAGAGACCTCTTCAGCCACACCCCTAAGCTCTGGCTCGTTGTACATTTCCACCATGGCAACGGGGTCTATGGTGCTTATTATCCTCTTGTTACCCTGGTCAAATATGGCTATCCTACACGGCATGGCTGTTGATATGTAGGCATTCTTGGAAAGAACTTGGCTCGCATGTCTTGGTGAGCATACCTCCACTATCACACAGCTGTAGTTTATGGGAACGCCTTTGTTCTCTAGGATCTTAGAAACCTCATGAACTGCCATAACTCCAAAGCCCTTTTCCTTTGCCTTCTCTTCAATCTTTTGCCTTATCTCTTCCAAGCTCTTCGTACTCTCTAGGTTTATCAGCATGGCAAACCTCCTCAAGAGTTATTAGTCTATTATACCATCAACTAACTACTTGACAAAAGCTCACTAAAGATTATTATAAAGATTCATATCAAGTTTGGGGGTGAGAGATGTTCAGCGAGAACCTTCTTTCAGCTAGAAGCTTGGAGTACCTAAACCTGGCTAAGGAACTGGCAAAAGCGCAGGGGGAGAGTAAGGTAGACACTGACCATCTTCTTCTGGTACTTCTCAAGGATGAAAACTCTCCTCTTTCCAAATACTTGGAGAAGAGGGGAATAGACAGTAGGAGTGTTTACAAGAATGTTCAAAACTACCTCCAAAGACTAAAGAGTCAGATAGACAAGGCCTCCGAAGAGGAGAGCAAGTACCTCATAGACCTGAGAAGCAAGATAATGCAGGTAAAATCGGACATAGGCAGCGTCCAGACAGAACTGAAGAACCTAAGGAGGAAGAAAGAAGAAATAAGCAGGGAGCTGGAAAGAGCCCGTAGGTACGGAGATTTTTGGAGTCTGACTGAGCTCCAGATGGAGCTATCCACGGTAGAGAGCCTTATAAGGCAGTACGAAAGGCAGATAGAGAGCGTAGAGAGGTCTCTAAGGAATGTCTTCTCTCCGGAAGACGTAAAGGCTTTCTTGGAAAACAAGTTAAGCATAGATGGACTTGTTAAGAAGGCTCTTGAAAAGTCTAGCCTTGTCGAACAGGCAAAGGAGTTGGGCATATCGCCCGACAGGATAATGGACAAGGTTGCAAAGAGAGTCTTCGGGAAAGAGCCTCCTTTTGATTACGCCGAGTACCTAGTAAAGGTAGTAGAAAGGGCTCAGGATAAGGCTCTCTCTGAAGGAAGCGCAACGGTGGAGCCTTATCACATAGTCTCCGCCCTCATTGAATCAAAAGAAACTATAGCTGGTAGGATTTTAGAAGAGTTACAAGGAGGTGAAAAGATGAAGGATGTAACGCAGGAGCTTAAGGAAGAGGAAAAGTCTGCCCTGGAAAGGTTTGGTGTGAACCTCACCCAGCTTGCCAGGGAAGGGAAGCTAGACCCTGTCATTGGCAGGGAGAAGGAAATAAACCAAGTGATAGAGGTGTTACTAAGAAGGACCAAGAACAACCCAGTGCTCGTTGGAGATCCTGGAGTTGGAAAGACTGCCATAGTGGAAGGTCTTGCACAAAGGATAGTGAACAAGGAGGTACCAGTAGAGCTTCAGGACAAGGAGATAGTTTCCGTAGACATAGGATCCCTACTGGCAGGTTCTAAGTACAGAGGTGAATTTGAAGAAAGGCTAAAAAGCCTACTTGAAGAGGTAAAGCAGAAAGGTAACATAATCCTCTTCATAGATGAAGTTCACACGGTGGTGGGTGCTGGCAAAGCTGAAGGCGCCGTGGATGCAGGAAACATGCTAAAACCAGCCTTGGCCAGAGGTGAGATAAGGCTCATAGGAGCCACCACAGTGGACGAGTACAGAAAGTACATAGAGAAGGATCCTGCCTTAGAGAGAAGGTTCCAGCCCATATACGTGGATGAACCTACAGTTGAAGAAACCATAGAGATACTGAAAGGGCTAAGAAATAAGCTAGAAAACCACCACAAGGTAAAGATCTCTGATGAAGCCATAGAGGCTGCTGTAAAGCTTACCAAAAGGTACGTTACCTTCAGGAAGCTACCCGACAAAGCCATAGATGCCCTTGACCAGGCAAGCGCTCGTAAAAAACTCTCCGCCGTATCCTTACCACCTGAAGTGCAGGAAATAGATAGGAAGATAAAGTCCCTTGAGGAAGAGATACAAAAAGCCTACCTTGCAGGTGACTACGAAAAGGAAGCCCAGTTGAAGATAAAGAAAGTTCAGCTGGAGAAGGAAAAGCAGGCCTTACTTGAAAAGATTGGTAGTGCAGACTACAGGATACAGGAGCTAAAGAAAAGGATTAGTGAATTGGACCAAGAGATAATACGCGCCGCAGAACTCGGAGATTATGAAAGAGAAGCGCAGTTGAAGATAGAAAAGGTAAAGCTTGAAAAGGAACTCAAAGAGCTTGAGAACAAGAAAGCGAAGGAACTTGTGGTAACTTGGGACGATGTAGCTATGGTAGTATCCGAATGGACAGGCATACCTGTAAGCAAGCTAAAGGAAGAAGAGAAGGAAAGGCTCTTACACCTTGAAGAGGAACTACACAGAAGAGTTATAGATCAAGAACACGCTGTTGTAGCTGTAGCAGAAGCAATAAGGAGGGCAAGGGCTGGTCTTAAGGATCCTAAGAGACCCATAGCTAGCTTTATGTTCTTAGGTCCTACAGGAGTGGGTAAGACAGAGCTTTCAAAAGCTCTTGCCGAAGTACTCTTCGGGGATGAGGATGCACTCATAAGGCTTGACATGTCCGAGTTCAAAGAAGAGCACAGTGTCTCCAAGCTAATAGGTGCACCGCCAGGTTACGTGGGATACGAAGAAGGTGGAAAGCTTACAGAAGCCGTAAGGAGAAAGCCTTACTCTGTAATACTTCTTGACGAGATAGAAAAGGCTCACCCCAGGGTGTTTGATCTGTTCCTACAGGTACTGGATGACGGAAGGCTTACAGACTCCCACGGTAGGACAGTAGACTTCAGGAACACAGTCATAATAATGACCTCCAACATAGGCTCCCAGTATCTCCTATCCATACCTATAGAAGCTGACGAAAAGAAAGTAGAAGAAGAGTTTGAAAAGGCCAAGCAGAAGGTCTTGGAAGAGTTAAAGTACCATTTCAGGCCCGAATTCCTAAACAGGGTAGACGAGATAATAGTCTTCAAACCACTCACCATGAAGGAGCTTCTACAGATAGTAGACCTCATAGTAGACAGCATAAACAAGAGGCTCCAAGAGAGGTCCATCAGCATAGAGCTCACAGAGGAAGCCAAGAAGCAGATAGCAAGACTCGGTTACGAACCAGCTTATGGTGCAAGACCACTTAAGAGAACTGTGCAAAGGTACATAGAGACTCCTCTGGCAAACAAGATAATCAAGGGAGAGATATCTGACGGTCAAAAGGTGATAGTTGACTACGTGAACGGAGAGTTTATATTTACACCTCAGTAGGGGGCGAACGGTTTCGACGGGGCTGGTGAGCTAAGGGTAGCAGGCAGGGTGGCAACCTTAACAGCCACCGGGAAAAACACTTCCCGAAGCTGAACTCGCTCTGGCTGCCTAATTAAAAGGCAGCCGCCCTACGGTGGGTGCACCTCTGGCCTGCCGATAGGGCTCAGACACAGGGGTGTAGGAAGGTTTCTCGCTAGGCGGAAACCTTCCGAAAGGCAAGCCTAGCTATGTACCATCTTCCCTGCGGGTGGGGAAGTGGTACAGAAAACCAAACACCCGCTAAGCCTGTAGAAGCCCTTAAGCGGGCCAGTCTCGGACGAGGGTTCGATTCCCTCCGCCTCCACCAAATCAAGGAACTTTTACAGATCTAACAATATCCTTTACGAGGGCAAAGGAATCTATTCCTTCCCTGACTATCAGTCTATGGGAAAGCACGTAAGGGGCTACGTCTATAACGTCTTCAGGTACCACGTAATCCCTTTCTCTCATGTAAGCCACAGCCTTGGCACAGCTGGCAAGATGTATAGCACCACGTGTGGAAGCTCCTAGGATTATGTCTGGATGGCTTCTTGTTTTTCTCACCATGTCCACTATAAAACCAGCCACTTCTTCAGAGATGTACACTCTTTTGACCTGCTGTAGGGTATTTACAATCTCCTGGAGGCTAACCAAAGGACGCAGGTTGTTTACCACCTCTAGAGGGTTTTCTCCCTTCACTATCTGTACTTCCACATCCCTGTCAGGATATCCCACAGATATACGCATGCTAAAGCGGTCTAGTTGAGATTCGGGTAAGGGATAGGTTCCGTACTGTTCTGCCGGGTTCTGGGTAGCTATCACAAAAAAGGGAAAGGGAAGCTCATAGGTGGTACCATCCAAAGTTATCTTCTTTTCGGCCATGGCCTCAAGAAGGGCACTCTGTGTCTTAGGGCTTGCCCTGTTTATCTCGTCGGCCAGGACCGTCTGGTGGAATATGGGCCCTGGTTTAAAGACAAAACTCCTCTTTTGCTGATCGTAAACGTTTACCCCCGTTATGTCCGAAGGAAGTAGATCGCTGGTAAACTGGATACGGGCAAAAGAAAGACCCAGGACCCTAGAAAGAGCTAGGGCTAGAGTGGTCTTACCTACACCTGGTACGTCTTCTATGAGCAGGTGCCCACCAGAGAGAAAACAGGCAAGTGAGAGGAACACAACCTCTTCCTTACCTTTGAGCACGCTGGATACGGCACGAAGTACCTCGCTTATGTTCATCTAATGCTTATTTTAAAAGATTTTTGAGCACCTCCTCAACCTTGTTCAGGTAGCCCTTTCTCTCTTCGTCGCTGACGTAGGGCACCGAGTAGAAGAACTCCACACCCTTAACATCTACACCACAGAAACCAAGAGTGGCCGAAAAGGTCTGCTTCAAACACTGAGCAAAGTCTTTGTAGTCCTCCTGGGATCCACCAAGTGTTACAAAAAATAGAGCTTTCTTATCTCCGAGGAGTCCCACAAGCCCTGAATCTCTCTCTTCATAAGCAAAGCCGTAGGAAAACACTCTATCTATGTATCCCTTGAGGATGGCTGGGAAGCTGTACCACCACATGGGAAAGATAAAGATGAGAAAGTCCGAAGACCTTATGTAATCTTGTTCTCTCTTGACATCCTCTAGGACCTTTCCTTGTTGCAGGCTTATAAAGTCCTCAGCTGAAAGCACCGGGTTAAAACCGACGCTGTAAAGATCCCTGACCATGTACTCAACACCTAAAGATTCTAAGGTCTTTTGTACCCTCTCCAATATGGCATGGTTAAAGCTCTTTGGATTTGGATGAGCATAGATCACAAGAGCTTTCATCTTCTTACCCCCTTAATAGTTTCATGAACTCCCTTAGCATCTGCGGAAGGTTAGGCCAGGCAAAAGCTGAGACTATGTTGCCATCTACCACAACGCCCTCGTTCACATACTGAGCTCCAAGGCTTTCCACGTCAGGCTTGCACGCTATGTAAGCAGTCATACGCCTACCAGACAGGTCTAGCTTTGGTCTAACAGCTACTAACACCTGGACGCCGTGGCACACAACACCTATGGGTTTGTTGGTTTCAAAGAAGTGCCCCACTATACGGCTTATGTTCTCGTCCAGCCTTATGTACTCGGGAGCTCTCCCACCTGGTATAAACAGGGCATCAAATTCCTCTGGTTTTATCTCAGAAAAGGAAGCGTGGGACTGAAGTGTGTAACCCCTCTTTTCAGTGTAAGTTTCCCAGTCTTCCATGTCGTGAACTACAAGGTGTAGTTTCTTTTTCTTAGGTGAGGCGACAACGGCCTCAAACCCTTCTTCTAGAAACCTATAGTAAGGGTAGAAGACCTCAAGGGTCTCTGCTGCATCTCCAGTTATTATGAGCACCTTCTTCATGTTGTACCTCCTTACTCTACAAACTTGCCTTCAAAGTGTCTTATGTGTTCCAAAAGATCCTTTTTACCATCAAAGAAGGCGGCCACATACTGGGCAAGTCTCTCTCCCAACCTCCTACAGGCTTCTATTTCCTCTTCCTTCCTTGGCTCTCCAGAGACTACGGCTCCATAGTGGAGTGTAAACTTCTTACCCACGTAGTCTGTTACCCCGAATACCAGAAAACCAAAGTTCATAAGGACCGTGAGCACTGACATACAGGCTATCTCGTTTCCACCACCCCATCCACCTGAGGAAGAGAAGGCACATCCAATCTTACCGTCTATCTCTCCCCATAGCTCTCCTAGAACATCGTCAAAGAACCTTTTGAGTTTCCAGGAGATTATGCCCATGTTGGTAGGTGTACCCACTGCTATGCCATCTGCCCATAGAACATCCTCCTTAGTAGCCTCATCTACACGCTTTATCCTTACTTCTGTACCTTCAACCCTTCTGGCACCCTCTGCCACATAATGGGCCATCTTTTCTGTGTTGCCTGTGCGAGAATCGTAGATTATGAGAACCTTTCCCATGGTTCTAACCTCCTTCTTTATGGGATTTTACGAATGTATCTAGCTGTAAGTCAAGAACGGCCTTTAATGTGATATACTTACATGTTTGTAAGCTATGGAAAAAAGTGTGTGTCCTATAGAGGTCACCCTTAACGTCATAGGTGGCAAGTGGAAGTTCCTCATAGTGAAAAACCTCTTGGGCGGTAAGAAAAGGTTCTCTGAGCTCTACAGGTCCATAGAGGGTATAACGCAGCGTATGTTAACGAAACAACTCAGAGAACTTGAGAGGGATGGGATAATCAACAGGATAGTCTACCCAGAAGTGCCACCGAAGGTTGAGTACGAGCTTACTCCCATAGGCAAGGAGCTCTATAGGGTATTTGTAAGCCTGCAGGAGTGGGGAGAGCTCTACCTGAAGGAGAAGGGCTACGAGCCTTTAGTGCCCTGCGACACAGAAATCAAACTGAGATAACTCATTGCCAACGCCTCACAACAGCATACTCTTCAAGGAGGAAGGAGGGTTACAGCCATGAAGTACACTCGGGAGATGTTAAGGGA
The DNA window shown above is from Thermocrinis minervae and carries:
- a CDS encoding NAD(P)H-dependent oxidoreductase, whose protein sequence is MKALVIYAHPNPKSFNHAILERVQKTLESLGVEYMVRDLYSVGFNPVLSAEDFISLQQGKVLEDVKREQDYIRSSDFLIFIFPMWWYSFPAILKGYIDRVFSYGFAYEERDSGLVGLLGDKKALFFVTLGGSQEDYKDFAQCLKQTFSATLGFCGVDVKGVEFFYSVPYVSDEERKGYLNKVEEVLKNLLK
- a CDS encoding AAA family ATPase, with amino-acid sequence MNISEVLRAVSSVLKGKEEVVFLSLACFLSGGHLLIEDVPGVGKTTLALALSRVLGLSFARIQFTSDLLPSDITGVNVYDQQKRSFVFKPGPIFHQTVLADEINRASPKTQSALLEAMAEKKITLDGTTYELPFPFFVIATQNPAEQYGTYPLPESQLDRFSMRISVGYPDRDVEVQIVKGENPLEVVNNLRPLVSLQEIVNTLQQVKRVYISEEVAGFIVDMVRKTRSHPDIILGASTRGAIHLASCAKAVAYMRERDYVVPEDVIDVAPYVLSHRLIVREGIDSFALVKDIVRSVKVP
- a CDS encoding flavodoxin family protein, with product MGKVLIIYDSRTGNTEKMAHYVAEGARRVEGTEVRIKRVDEATKEDVLWADGIAVGTPTNMGIISWKLKRFFDDVLGELWGEIDGKIGCAFSSSGGWGGGNEIACMSVLTVLMNFGFLVFGVTDYVGKKFTLHYGAVVSGEPRKEEEIEACRRLGERLAQYVAAFFDGKKDLLEHIRHFEGKFVE
- a CDS encoding AAA family ATPase is translated as MFSENLLSARSLEYLNLAKELAKAQGESKVDTDHLLLVLLKDENSPLSKYLEKRGIDSRSVYKNVQNYLQRLKSQIDKASEEESKYLIDLRSKIMQVKSDIGSVQTELKNLRRKKEEISRELERARRYGDFWSLTELQMELSTVESLIRQYERQIESVERSLRNVFSPEDVKAFLENKLSIDGLVKKALEKSSLVEQAKELGISPDRIMDKVAKRVFGKEPPFDYAEYLVKVVERAQDKALSEGSATVEPYHIVSALIESKETIAGRILEELQGGEKMKDVTQELKEEEKSALERFGVNLTQLAREGKLDPVIGREKEINQVIEVLLRRTKNNPVLVGDPGVGKTAIVEGLAQRIVNKEVPVELQDKEIVSVDIGSLLAGSKYRGEFEERLKSLLEEVKQKGNIILFIDEVHTVVGAGKAEGAVDAGNMLKPALARGEIRLIGATTVDEYRKYIEKDPALERRFQPIYVDEPTVEETIEILKGLRNKLENHHKVKISDEAIEAAVKLTKRYVTFRKLPDKAIDALDQASARKKLSAVSLPPEVQEIDRKIKSLEEEIQKAYLAGDYEKEAQLKIKKVQLEKEKQALLEKIGSADYRIQELKKRISELDQEIIRAAELGDYEREAQLKIEKVKLEKELKELENKKAKELVVTWDDVAMVVSEWTGIPVSKLKEEEKERLLHLEEELHRRVIDQEHAVVAVAEAIRRARAGLKDPKRPIASFMFLGPTGVGKTELSKALAEVLFGDEDALIRLDMSEFKEEHSVSKLIGAPPGYVGYEEGGKLTEAVRRKPYSVILLDEIEKAHPRVFDLFLQVLDDGRLTDSHGRTVDFRNTVIIMTSNIGSQYLLSIPIEADEKKVEEEFEKAKQKVLEELKYHFRPEFLNRVDEIIVFKPLTMKELLQIVDLIVDSINKRLQERSISIELTEEAKKQIARLGYEPAYGARPLKRTVQRYIETPLANKIIKGEISDGQKVIVDYVNGEFIFTPQ
- a CDS encoding DUF302 domain-containing protein; protein product: MLINLESTKSLEEIRQKIEEKAKEKGFGVMAVHEVSKILENKGVPINYSCVIVEVCSPRHASQVLSKNAYISTAMPCRIAIFDQGNKRIISTIDPVAMVEMYNEPELRGVAEEVSKLMKEIMEAGV
- a CDS encoding DJ-1/PfpI family protein, with amino-acid sequence MKKVLIITGDAAETLEVFYPYYRFLEEGFEAVVASPKKKKLHLVVHDMEDWETYTEKRGYTLQSHASFSEIKPEEFDALFIPGGRAPEYIRLDENISRIVGHFFETNKPIGVVCHGVQVLVAVRPKLDLSGRRMTAYIACKPDVESLGAQYVNEGVVVDGNIVSAFAWPNLPQMLREFMKLLRG
- the ribD gene encoding bifunctional diaminohydroxyphosphoribosylaminopyrimidine deaminase/5-amino-6-(5-phosphoribosylamino)uracil reductase RibD — protein: MTVDERFMSLALDLAREYKGLTHPNPTVGCVIVKDGVVVGKGAHEKAGLPHAEVIALKEAGHRARGATLYVTLEPCSHWGRTPPCVDAIIQAGIKRVVIATLDPNPLVCGQGVSKLRQAGIQVDVGVLEEEARELNEDFFLYITEKRPYVTLKLAQSIDGKIATKTGDSKWISGQKSREFAHRLRHEATAVLVGIGTVLKDDPLLTVRHIPAKKQPLRIVLDPDLEIPMGSKLVVEKSAKTLVVTSSDNTEKIKLLEDMGVEVLRFPSEGGRFNLRDLLKEFHRREIMHILVEGGSQTATEFIKAGLVDRLCVFIGPMVIGSGKTLGDIGVEFVKDTPRFTLRRCQVIDQDVYLEYVR